A genome region from Anopheles stephensi strain Indian chromosome 2, UCI_ANSTEP_V1.0, whole genome shotgun sequence includes the following:
- the LOC118502665 gene encoding uncharacterized protein LOC118502665 isoform X2 — MDRDGMRRQPASVGSLMTLTVLFVLGTIFIGQATGQDTEFAPHVTATCKSGMMNIKIQFAGPYNGVVHARDFRTPACMTFGNGSATLGLSLNLLAKSGNSEYCGILVSNRTEERSVQLAVRVHKTLELADDKFYVITCGKTGFARDDSGAVALKFLDSTGRRVRETVYNREYTIKAEVTNPNGTYGIRVKNCFAFNKKNMSVALIDDRGCPLKNDTMTRFRTSADGTSATAQIMSMFKFSEGSEVHFQCDVVQCNGRCPELDEAVCTGDANAFVKSARALGQVDDGMLLAATTVFVIDPAFAPVISPICDDTGIRPHWLLWLTIALGVLFLIMLLMNIFLCTAMSCSCAQTEIIEKEPSIIEEYDPYRSWHGSQYGSRYSLHGGREGGHNKGYTSGGSTIHSNRSLPIDSDHYAIVHSRPGSRHSGLHGHRPRGPPSNM, encoded by the exons GCCACGGGTCAGGACACGGAGTTCGCACCGCACGTTACGGCCACCTGCAAGTCCGGCATGATGAACATCAAGATACAGTTCGCGGGCCCGTACAACGGGGTGGTGCACGCGCGGGACTTTCGGACACCGGCCTGCATGACCTTCGGTAACGGATCGGCCACGCTCGGGCTCAGCCTCAACCTGCTCGCCAAGTCCGGCAACAGCGAGTACTGTGGCATACTCGTCAGCAAC CGCACGGAAGAACGCTCCGTTCAGTTGGCCGTCCGGGTGCACAAAACGTTGGAGCTGGCGGACGACAAATTCTACGTTATCACATGCGGCAAAACAGGATTCGCTAG GGATGACAGCGGTGCGGTGGCCCTTAAGTTCCTGGACAGTACTGGACGACGCGTCCGGGAGACGGTTTACAACCGGGAGTACACGATCAAGGCGGAAGTTACCAACCCGAACGGAACATACGGCATACGGGTTAAGAATTGCTTTGCCTTCAACAAGAAGAACATGTCGGTAGCGCTGATTGACGATCGAGG ATGCCCACTGAAGAACGACACGATGACACGGTTCCGGACGAGTGCGGATGGTACCAGCGCTACGGCACAGATTATGTCGATGTTTAAATTCTCCGAAGGTTCCGAGGTGCACTTCCAGTGCGATGTGGTACAGTGCAATGGACGCTGTCCGGAGTTGGATGAGGCGGTGTGTACGGGCGATGCGAATGCATTCGTTAAATCGGCCCGTGCATTGGGGCAGGTGGACGATGGAATGCTGCTGGCGGCCACGACCGTCTTCGTGATTGATCCTGCATTTGCACCGG TAATCTCACCGATCTGTGACGACACCGGAATCCGTCCACACTGGTTACTCTGGCTGACGATCGCACTTGGCGTGCTGTTTTTGATCATGCTACTGATGAACATCTTCCTCTGTACGGCCATGAGCTGCAGCTGTGCACAGACTGAG ATCATCGAGAAGGAACCGTCGATCATCGAAGAGTACGATCCGTACCGAAGTTGGCACGGGTCGCAGTACGGATCGCGTTACTCGCTGCACGGTGGCCGCGAAGGTGGCCACAACAAGGGTTATACGAGCGGCGGCAGTACGATCCACTCGAACCGATCGCTGCCGATCGATTCGGACCATTATGCGATCGTGCACAGCCGACCCGGTTCTCGGCATTCCGGACTGCACGGACACCGGCCACGTGGCCCACCGAGTAATATGTAA
- the LOC118502665 gene encoding uncharacterized protein LOC118502665 isoform X1, producing the protein MDRDGMRRQPASVGSLMTLTVLFVLGTIFIGQATGQDTEFAPHVTATCKSGMMNIKIQFAGPYNGVVHARDFRTPACMTFGNGSATLGLSLNLLAKSGNSEYCGILVSNVSGGDRTEERSVQLAVRVHKTLELADDKFYVITCGKTGFARDDSGAVALKFLDSTGRRVRETVYNREYTIKAEVTNPNGTYGIRVKNCFAFNKKNMSVALIDDRGCPLKNDTMTRFRTSADGTSATAQIMSMFKFSEGSEVHFQCDVVQCNGRCPELDEAVCTGDANAFVKSARALGQVDDGMLLAATTVFVIDPAFAPVISPICDDTGIRPHWLLWLTIALGVLFLIMLLMNIFLCTAMSCSCAQTEIIEKEPSIIEEYDPYRSWHGSQYGSRYSLHGGREGGHNKGYTSGGSTIHSNRSLPIDSDHYAIVHSRPGSRHSGLHGHRPRGPPSNM; encoded by the exons GCCACGGGTCAGGACACGGAGTTCGCACCGCACGTTACGGCCACCTGCAAGTCCGGCATGATGAACATCAAGATACAGTTCGCGGGCCCGTACAACGGGGTGGTGCACGCGCGGGACTTTCGGACACCGGCCTGCATGACCTTCGGTAACGGATCGGCCACGCTCGGGCTCAGCCTCAACCTGCTCGCCAAGTCCGGCAACAGCGAGTACTGTGGCATACTCGTCAGCAACGTGAGTGGTGGTGAT CGCACGGAAGAACGCTCCGTTCAGTTGGCCGTCCGGGTGCACAAAACGTTGGAGCTGGCGGACGACAAATTCTACGTTATCACATGCGGCAAAACAGGATTCGCTAG GGATGACAGCGGTGCGGTGGCCCTTAAGTTCCTGGACAGTACTGGACGACGCGTCCGGGAGACGGTTTACAACCGGGAGTACACGATCAAGGCGGAAGTTACCAACCCGAACGGAACATACGGCATACGGGTTAAGAATTGCTTTGCCTTCAACAAGAAGAACATGTCGGTAGCGCTGATTGACGATCGAGG ATGCCCACTGAAGAACGACACGATGACACGGTTCCGGACGAGTGCGGATGGTACCAGCGCTACGGCACAGATTATGTCGATGTTTAAATTCTCCGAAGGTTCCGAGGTGCACTTCCAGTGCGATGTGGTACAGTGCAATGGACGCTGTCCGGAGTTGGATGAGGCGGTGTGTACGGGCGATGCGAATGCATTCGTTAAATCGGCCCGTGCATTGGGGCAGGTGGACGATGGAATGCTGCTGGCGGCCACGACCGTCTTCGTGATTGATCCTGCATTTGCACCGG TAATCTCACCGATCTGTGACGACACCGGAATCCGTCCACACTGGTTACTCTGGCTGACGATCGCACTTGGCGTGCTGTTTTTGATCATGCTACTGATGAACATCTTCCTCTGTACGGCCATGAGCTGCAGCTGTGCACAGACTGAG ATCATCGAGAAGGAACCGTCGATCATCGAAGAGTACGATCCGTACCGAAGTTGGCACGGGTCGCAGTACGGATCGCGTTACTCGCTGCACGGTGGCCGCGAAGGTGGCCACAACAAGGGTTATACGAGCGGCGGCAGTACGATCCACTCGAACCGATCGCTGCCGATCGATTCGGACCATTATGCGATCGTGCACAGCCGACCCGGTTCTCGGCATTCCGGACTGCACGGACACCGGCCACGTGGCCCACCGAGTAATATGTAA
- the LOC118502663 gene encoding pinin: MMATEIVKGYNDLQQELDRARCNLKGLNDNIRRIFGRDPANAEQYNNGRDDAGGPYTPNGGNKKAPAVKDSPYDSRKRSSVGFDSPHHGMGPRRDHGRAYPDLGQNPAKRRAIGETKSVFSRLSGPPNRDVDYEKPRIFSRVIKEQPSKEDIVAAQGSDERSRARNRRIFGSLLGTLQKFSQEESKLKSKEEKKAMIEKKLEEQEKAERENMLKEKQCLFTDRKRQQLEIRALETKVAMLKALEMWENSKRPLQNFIKTKTNPPIYYLPKRMNAAMEKKLAECQQEQQKMMEEKRQEVMESIEAVEARFRADIKSLEENDTKDRSHGGSYERVKSSGSFDESMIVGSGGSKHDRSKLEDDEEDDDPHSSYHYEQDEPLEVPEGPALPASMASRFKITILNTEHKQDTVERREMPAEESKPMRLLSTDSVEVDASVTEMDEDSEGVSRRKTSLDRSKNIQITFRTSAPEDN; the protein is encoded by the exons ATGATGGCGACGGAGATTGTGAAGGGATACAACGATCTGCAGCAGGAGCTGGACCGTGCGAGATGTAACCTGAAGGGGTTAAACGATAACATTCGAAGAATATTTGGACGCGATCCGGCCAATGCTGAGCAGTACAACAACGGCCGGGACGATGCCGGAGGACCATACACGCCGAACggaggcaacaaaaaagctcCCGCCGTAAAGGATTCACCGTACGATTCCCGCAAGCGAAGCTCGGTCGGGTTCGACTCACCGCATCATGGGATGGGACCACGCCGGGACCATGGCCGAGCGTACCCCGATCTTGGCCAAAATCCAGCCAAACGCCGTGCCATAGGAGAAACCAAGTCCGTTTTCAGTCGCCTGTCCGGGCCACCGAATCGTGATGTGGACTACGAGAAGCCGCGAATCTTTTCCCGCGTCATTAAGGAGCAACCGTCCAAGGAGGACATTGTGGCGGCACAAGGTTCGGACGAACGGTCGCGTGCCCGCAATCGGCGCATCTTCGGGTCACTGTTGGGCACGCTGCAAAAGTTCTCCCAGGAGGAATCGAAACTCAAGTCcaaagaggagaaaaaagcgATGATCGAAAAGAAGCTGGAGGAGCAGGAGAAAGCGGAACGGGAAAACATGCTCAAGGAAAAGCAATGCCTGTTTACGGACCGGAAACGGCAACAGCTGGAGATTCGTGCGCTCGAAACGAAGGTGGCGATGCTGAAGGCGCTAGAAATGTGGGAAAACTCGAAACGACCGCTGCAGAACTTTATCAAGACGAAAACGAACCCACCGATCTACTATCTACCAAAGCGGATGAATGCTGCCATGGAAAAGAAGCTGGCCGAATGTCAGCAGGAGCAACAGA AAATGATGGAAGAAAAGCGGCAAGAGGTGATGGAAAGCATCGAGGCAGTTGAGGCACGGTTCCGGGCGGACATTAAATCGCTGGAGGAAAACGATACGAAAGATCGTTCCCATGGCGGTAGCTACGAACGGGTAAAGTCGTCTGGCAGCTTCGACGAGAGTATGATCGTCGGGTCCGGTGGCTCCAAGCACGATCGATCCAAGCTGGAAGATGACGAGGAGGATGATGATCCACACAGTTCGTACCATTACGAACAGGACGAACCGCTCGAAGTGCCCGAAGGGCCAGCCTTACCCGCATCGATGGCGTCAAGGTTTAAAATTACCATCCTTAACACTGAGCATAAGCAAG ATACCGTTGAACGACGGGAGATGCCCGCCGAGGAATCGAAACCCATGCGGCTGCTGTCGACGGACAGCGTGGAGGTGGACGCATCCGTCACAGAAATGGATGAAGATTCGGAAGGTGTCAGCAGACGCAAGACCTCTCTCGATCGTTCGAAAAATATTCAGATCACGTTCCGAACGTCCGCGCCCGAGGATAATTGA